The Montipora capricornis isolate CH-2021 chromosome 3, ASM3666992v2, whole genome shotgun sequence genome includes the window TTCTTGGTAGGCATTTAGTGGTACCCTCAGCGAAGCTATGGTTAGGAAATTGGCAATTTGAAACCTTCGCAGAGGAATTTGGATTATGGATCACATCCATTCGCTCCTGATAATGGAGGATGGTCTGGATGAGGAGGGTAGAGACATAGTTTGCAATGACACGGAAACTTCTGGAGGCACCACAGCAACAGCACTGTTACCACACCCAGCTGAGGTTGATCTTGGCCCGTCAGGAAGTGCCCAGCTTGTTGGGTGGTGTGTGCAGGCCACTGCCACAAGCAGTTGAAAATAAGTGCCGTCAGCTGAGAACTTGGACAACAACATCAGCACTTTTTGTTAAATTATGTCTTGATCTTGATGTATTGGAACTTTGCATTCGTAATATGGGAAACATCAGGAATGATCGGGAAGATAACAGAACAAAGGCCTTCCAAAAAGCAGCCAATAGACAGTTGTGGGAAAAACTAATAATATTACTGGGAGtccctttgtttcagattataaGTAAGCTgagatgaaaataaaataataattataccaaCAATACGTATATGTAGAGATGCATCTGTGCCCTCCCCTCCATATAATCTCTGTCAAAGCAATATAATTCAAGATGGTTGTGATATTCGTAAAAGGCTCGGTCAGATATGGCGTGACatatttgttgaaaaatcatttTTGGAGCCTGAaggttgttttctttatttcgtCAGCTATTTCAAAGGACATGCTTATGCCCTACAATATTGTTAAGCAATATTGTCTGACATAATTTGCCCAGTAcaaataggctagtttcgaaatGTGGAAGAACAAGAGAAAAGTTGAGGTTGAGGGGAATAATTTATATTTCCTCTGCAAGTTACTTTCGTTAACCTTAACTCAAATTgctcttttgttattcaaacttTGCTAATTTACTTTTGTCAACCCACTAgaataacacacaaaaaaacattGCTCTAGTCTAAGGGTTATTGTTTACAGTAAAACTATCATCAAAATAAATAACTATTACTTGCGGAGATGTTGATCATTCATGTTGATGTACTCAAACAAAAAATGCTTTCTAATTCTCTTTTCGGGTGCTTTCTATTTGAATGGGAAGCAACAAGACGACAAGTCCAAGGAACAAATAACTTTTTTATCGTTTCAATACTTTGACTCAGAccaatacagtaaacacccgcatataagaacactgatTTCAAGTCTcaggctgatcgtgttcttatttaAGGAGTGTTTAGtaagaaatcagcctgaaagtgttgtCTTTTTCCTCAAGGATCAATTTTACTATGGGTAGTGTCGAGCGACATAACGGCCGATCTGTCGACCGACAAGTCGGTCGATGGTCGGTCGATATGTCGGTCGATATTCGACCGCTATTTCGACCGCCAGTCGGTCGATAGTAGACCGATAAGGCGGTCGATATGTCGGTCGATAGTCGACCGCTAGTCGACCGCCAGTCGGTCGATAGTAGACCGATATGGCGGTCGATAGCCGGCCGatagtcggccgactgtcgacCGCCATATGTCGACCGATAGTCGGTCGATATATCGGTACACAGTCGGTCGATATTTGACCGACAATTCACTGATACTTTGCCGACACTCGGTCGACATTTGGCCGATGTTTCACCGATACTTCACTGTCATTTCATTCCCTAGTTCAACATCAAAATGTTTgatcaccaaacaatgtttatgTTTGGTCGTCAAAAATTTCCCGTTAGGCAAGGGCTATAAGTCCGACTCTTTATTTTTAGTTGTTTGTTCATCACTTTTGAATCCCGTGGGAGTTTAGACGGCGGTGAACAGCTTTGGCTATAGATTTGAACCTGGAAAGGGGTTTGCGTTTAGAACTGTTCAAGTGTTCAACCGTTCAAGCACGGCATTTACTTGCCGATCCTTTAGAGTGTGGCCATTGTAATAGAGGAATGGTATGATAATCACGTGGATGGCTACCTTAGCTTTGGTGAGTCGGGTTTCTTTAGGCTAACTCTCTATAATCTTTCGAGTATCGACGACAAGGGAGGAAAAGAAGAGAGAGCCTGGATACGAGGTTGATGGTCACGCAGCATTTCATGTTTTACCCGTGATTTTAACCGCGCGAAGCGAGCGCGGGTCATGTTCGACCCTTTATGTCGTGTGTCGGTGACTAGATTCATACCCCACGCAGCCAAAACTTAAAATCTGGATTGGACAATGGACTCTGGACGCTGGactttaagaattttttttaaaataattattttaccatAAAGAATACTTAAAGAGAAGTAGTGCCTCAAGTTACCAAaactacaactgttaaaaaatattatgaTAAGCGCCTTCAAAAATGCTTCAACTTACCTATCCAGTACGAGGCAGATCACGCGGATCACGCGGTATGTGGATCAAGTAGCGTTTAGGGTTTATTTAATTGTTGACCTACTGAATATTCTGCGACTCTTCtagtatttatttaatataaaaatatatccGGTTATTTAAACCGAGTACGGTAAGGCAGGTCACTGGTTGCGTTACACATGTGGAATGTCTTGACGTCAGCGAAATTGATACATATAATCACGCTACTTTTAACCGTTTCGCTTGAGAGTAGGAATAGTCTATTAAACTCTGATTCCCCGTgtattcttgtatttttggtgAAAGGATTTTCCCTTGTCTTGCAATCGAAAGGAGTTCAGAAACGCAAGTACATGAAACGTGCCTTGACATGTTTACATTACTTCACTGATCAGGAAATTCCCATCATACTGAAGCGGGATAAACTACAGATTGCGTGGCAAAAGCAAAAACAGATTTATTAATTCCTTCGCTAGTGGTGGAAAGTAACGTTACTTCAAGGGTTATAattccatttttcattttcttggaaattttatttttagtttgatttatttagtttgatttatttttagtatTTGCGTTCTTTCATGAAGTTACATGTGCAAGGCCGGAGGTTTCAGATTTagaccattacgtcatcagATATTACGTCATCAGCTGTCACGATTGCAAGTGATGGTGCAATCAGTCGAATACAATCAGTCGAATACATGTTTGTACTTGTTGTCGCTGTTGTCAGTTGGTGCAGATAGTGGTGTTTGGTGGTAcgcattttaattaatttaattactaTAGCTAGACCCACACCTTGTGCGGCCTAAACTGGAGTGTACTTCTGGTCCTTGGACTTATTATCACAAAGCTAAGACAATCTTTACTCCCCCagcctttaaaaaaattcattaaaaatcAAAAATCGTTTCTCACAAAAAAAATCGTTTCTCACAAATCTAATATAATCTTTACTCCCCCAGCCTTTAAAAAATTCATTACAAGTCATTAACCCTTATTATCACAAagctaaaataatttttactccTCCAgccttaaaaaaattcattaaaaatcATTAACCCTTATTATCACAAAGCTAATATAATTTTTACTCCCCCAGCCGGGTAAGGCAACTGAAAcatataaaaacaacaaaaatgaagtCAAGAAGCTGAGGCTCTGTCGAAATCCTACAGTTACATATTTATGATCTACTGTTTGTTATAATAACCCCCTACATTTTGAAATAACCTATTGCTTTCAACAGAACGTCAAAGAAAATAATCCTAGTTAACAAACTTTTCGCCAGAGCCTCGCGAAAAATGATTAGGAGTAAAATTCGTCTTTTGGATAGAAAGGAAGGAGCTGCTTTTCCTCCTTCAATTCATTCAAGCGAGTTTTGAATTCTTTCAAAGCAGCCCTGCAACGACATTCAATAATCTTGGCGGATACTTTCCCTGTCTTCTCGCGCTCAGTCCCCACAATTCTTTCATATCTCCTGGGGTCCACGATCTTGAGCTCACACAGGCCAATGTAATCTCTTAACGTGTTCCGTGCGATGCCAAAGCGTCGCATAGCTTCTGTCAAGGAACAGCGATGTTTCTGTAAAATTCGGAGGACCCCTTTATATCGTTTATGAAAACCTTCCAGATTAGATCCTGATATCGGTAATTCTGAAAGAAAATGGAGTAGTTTAAGTTCAGTCATCGGTGAATGTAACCTtttttgtttctgaaataatttgcaaatgtttGAAATGTTAAATGGTAATTCTCTGACCCCACAATGGGTTTTGACTACGACATTTTATAAGGAAAATATCAATTCCCAGGGATAAGGTCATGTTTGGTCAACATGTCTTAGGGGTAAAATCAGGGATTGCTATCTCGCTTACGGTTTCCAGGAGAAAAATCTCACGTTTCTAGCTCTCAGGCTATCTTTTTAGGTTGCTTGCGAATAAATATCAATAAAGAAACCACTGTCATTCTGTATTGGTTGTCTAAAGCGATAAGAAAGGAAATCAAGATACCTACAGCTAAAAACTGGTATCTTTAAgggtaaatttaaaatgaaCGACGAGCAACCCCGTCATTTGCATTAGAGAGTCCTCCCCCTGGGCATGCAAATTCGAGATTCGCATGGAGTTTTGCGCGCGAAATTGTCAATAGGATGCCGGTTCCAAACTAGGATTATGACCCATTTTGCTGTCCTTCGCCAGTTCCCATAAAACACTCTTTCTAGCATATCTCGCGTTGTTTTtaagattttgtaatttttgtctAACTAAAGAGCCCCAATTTGTTTGGGGAAAATTATGACCATATTTTGTTGACAGTAACCTTAATAGCAAGTCAAATACCCGAGGGAAAGTGTCATTGGATTCGACTTGTATATAAATCAGCTATGTTCCAGTTATTGTTCAGTCATGCACACGAACTAACCTTTAGTCTTTTTCTGAGCAAGCTCAGCTCCCTCTTCATCGTCTTCATCGTCTTCATCGTCTTCATCGTCTTCATCGTCTTCATcgtcttttgtttcctttcccCAATTACCGTCCTCCATAGGATCGACCTCCCCCATGTCAGTATCAGACTTTTGGCCATCGTCAGTGTCCACTTCAGTTGCAGCTGATTTTTGTTTACTCTTGCCCTTGCTAACCGACTCTACAAAAAAATATTGCATTTTCAGTTGCCTGTACGATATTATGATCGAatgaaattatgaaattatCGATTAAAAATACCTGATACGCTTAACGTTGCCATGTTTTCAACGCATGTTTTTGTATTCGAAAAAGTATATCGAACTTTGGGTCGGATCCATATAAGCGATAAGCGCTTAGTGagaatttcacttttttggGGGCGCGTCACTCAATCAGCGAAATAAAGCCGGcattattacaaaatttgagTCACAAAACCATTTCATAGTGAATACGCTTCGGCAGAAGCAGTTCAAAGACCACAGAAACATTTTAACGCGAAAGCGCTTGGTCAGAACAGTGTTCGAACTTTCGCGCGCGTGGTACACAAATAATTAGTCCAAAGAAAATCCGCCATTATAACAAACAGCGAATCACTCGAAAGGAAAAATGAAGCCGCCCTTATAATCCACAGCGAAGCGCTTAGCGCTTAGTcagaatttcacttttttgtgACGCGTCATTCAATCAGCAAAATAAAGCCGCCATTAGGCACAAAACAATTTCATAGTGAAACCGTTTGGGCagaatcagtttttttttcagttgaccACGGAAGCATTTTAACGCGAAAGCGCTTGGTCAAACTTTCGCGCGCGTTGCACAGAAAGACAAAGTTGCAAAAAGTCGGAAAATTTACCAACCCACCCCCTGCTCGTCTATCTTTGTCATCCCCACTGGGCTACCATTTGGAGCAATTTGTCATTATCGATAATATGCCGACTGAATCCGATTTGACTCGAGTATTTTCGTaagattgaaaagaaattttcaaatttcagctGTATACACGTGCGTACGTGCGTATGTGGTATCTACACGCCCCTTGAGAATCTCTGTTCTACTCCGCGTCTTCGCATCGTTCACAACGAAGTTGCAGCCTGTGTACATCTCTACTGAATACTCTGTCTTTCTAGTGCGGATACTTTGCGCTCCATTTTGGCGTGCAACCATTCTGCGgtgaaaagaaaatgcaacatttGAAGTTTTGAGGAGGAGGGGCATAAGGATTTGCAGTAATCCGGTTTTTGGATTATTTTTAATGCGGTTTtgcaaacaatttcttttaactTGCGCTTTTGCAGTTTAACAAGActatgcggttttcggttttcgtgcATAACTGTTTTCAGTAACGCATTCATGCGCGGTTTTGCATTTAGacttttccatgcggttttgcggttttttgGACAGCCCTTATGACTCCCCCGTTGAGCGATGTTGCAAGGTACGTCCACCCCAGAAACATCGCGCGCAACTTTTTCAAAGTAGAAAGATGGatgtaataaaatgaaaagaaatattttcCTGTTAAACAACGCCGAATTTCAAAACTTTTGATTTCTTAACAATGTTCACACCTTTTCCCCGCATCCGATTCCTGCTGACGTTCTCCCTTCCCTTTCTAGCGCCTGTCAGCAGGCGAAAATATAGTCGAAGCATCGAAATATAATGATAGTCTGACACCAAACCGCGCCAAATCATGACAAACATGATCCCAGTGCATAATTCAGAGATACTCTCGGACAAATGGGACCAGTAGCGTGGACAATAAACCGTGCAAAAAATGCTACATACCTTCAAGTTCTTTGATGCGTCTTTGCATGGCGGCGATCGTTTCCTGGTATTCCTCCTCCTTCTTTCTGTTGAGTTCTTCCGAGTTTTTCAATTGCTTCATAGCAGCCTGCAGGTCATTCTTGgcttctttgaatttcttttcgGGCACTGTCTTTTCTGGCCTCTTTTGTCCAGTTTTATTGCTTGTCCCACACctgtaaatacaataaaatacgaATGTAAGAAATAGGGCCTATTCATAATAGAGTTTATTAGTGGCGATCTATAATTTAGCTCCAATTATAGACTAGTTCCTCTGTTCATAATTCCACACACTGATAAATTTCGATGGAGTCCGGTCATTTCGATACAAAGTCGTTTCGATACTGACAAGTCAAAGTCGATTCGATACGCATGTTAAGTCGACTCGATACAAACTCGCGTTACTTGAAGTCGTACTACAAATGACCAAACAAGCTTTCATTTCGATTGATGGCCATAGCCATcgatatttttttccaatcatCCATATATTTTACTGCATATACTATTTGCAAACAAAATCTACAATTAGGAATAGTTTGCTTACCATTCATCGTTACTTCCTTTACGTTTCTCACGGGCTGCTTGTGGCGGTGCTGGTTTCGATGTTGAAGTTTCGGTACTTCTGTCCGCCTTTTCGGGGGTCTCCAACGCCAAAACGCTGTTCACTATACTAGAATCATGGCACTCACAATAATTCACCGACACGCCGCAAAACTCGCATCGGTAAGGGCAGTTCATCAGAGTGTGGCCATCCGATAAACCACATATCATACATGTTTTTGTTCGTGAAGCCATAACGCGTTAATGTTCTCGAATACACCTAATGCAGCTGCATCGAATCTTTTTCCGCTGAGAGTTATATATATTTATCCCGTGTCGCTCTTGGGGTCGATATCATGGAGTGTGGGAAAGTGGCTTGTCTCCAAGAAAAATTCTTCTGTATGAATTCTCTCATTATAAAAAAGTGTAAAAGTGACACGGTTTAATTAGTTGCGCACTCTTCAAAGGACTTATCTCCCGCGCTAATTACTTTTTTGCCGCAAACTTGGGTGTTGGATTATGCGAACAAAGAACAGATGCAAAACTTATATACATTTTGCGTTTCCAGGTCGTAGTCAATTTTTCGTGTTATCAGTTTTTCCTCTGGGCCTGCAATACTGGACTTTTTTCATTGTACCTGATTGATTatgaaaatattcaaaatacgTTTTGGTCATTGGCCTCGATCATGGTACACTAACAATGGGGATTTTTGCGACACGGTTCCCCTCGTCAGCGATCGCTGTTTGTGGTTTTAACTTTGATTAGAACCAAAGTCCTGCACACGCACGTGACGGGCTGTCATGCCGTTGCCGTTAGGAGTTTTGTTCTCAGCACATTCATTCAAAGTGATTCGAATTACATTGTATATCAAAAGCCAAGCTTCCTAAAATGCCCAACTTTTTTAGGGAAGTTCTTTGTCCCCTTATTTTTGCAACAAGCAGTAGAGGAAAACTCCGCCTTATAAATTGGTTGCAAAGGAACAGACTACTGAAAAGAAATGTCAACTGCGGGAATTGTAGGAATGCAATGCGCCTCATTCGCCACCCGCGCAATGGGGACGGATACATTTGGTAAGTAATTTCAATTCCAATTTACATACCGTAAACTGCCGCTTACAAGTCCAGGGCTTATACCTGTTCGCAAGGGGTTTTGGATGGGCTAGTTTATAAATGGATGGGTTATATCCCGATGGACGTATAAGCGgactaaaaaaaatgtttccaaATGAGCAATAAGGCTGTTGATCGAAATATGTTTTTAGTCTACTTCTTTTAAATGAAGCCTTAAAATGCTCAATACTGCTAAAAATTAtaatctttccttttgttttgtagtggccattttgaattttaaatgcgCCACGCGCTGGTCTGGGAGCGAATTAATTATGCGCGGTCAGATGGTGCTATGTCTGGAACCGAGAAATATTCGGAAACGCTCGGTCGGTCGTAACctttatatttttgacaagggGTGCAACTTCAAGCTTTCATGGTCGTGTGTCTCTGCCAGTTGGGGTACACGGAAGTAGAATCGCATTGTATAACCGGAAGTAAAAGCGAAAGAGCCGGAAGTCGAGGTAAAATCACCGAGGAAGTCCCTAAAGAAACTTAACTCCGAAAAggcacttttaaaaaaaaagggaaagtcgtatttttattattttggtaACAACTTTTCAAGCAACTTCGAAGAcagctttcattaaaaaaaaaaattcatcgatGATTCTCATATCTGATTCACAACTTTACTCTAGCTTGATATAAAAGAAAGTGTTCAAgttcaaaatataaaataagcAAATTCTCCAAGTGCTGTGATCGTCGTTCATGTTCCGTTAAAAATGAACAGGAAGAATTCGTCTTCCCCACGTTCACCGTTTTGCATATTGGGTATGACCATGAATCGTTCTGCTGAATAGCTATTGTTCTGTTCATTAAGGCCTTTGTTGAGCGAGAGCTAAACAACAGCAACGAAAACATCGGGAAACAAAAGGCCTAATTATAGCAGAGCAACATCTATGCAGTTGCACGTGCgttcttcatttttgtacatttcccCGCATTCACATGGTTAATTTGTTTCCGTAACAAAATCAAGTAAACTTCCGGAATTGAACAGACCTAATTCCGGAATAATAAagagccaatcagaacaaaaAATCTTATTCACTTCCGCTTTACACATGTCAATCAAGCATTTGAAATTCTTACTTCCGTGTACCCCAACTGGCCGAAGCATGCGACCAAATCAAAGATTTTGAAACGACGCATCAATATTGCACAGCTAGAAACATTCAGACAAAATAGAGTTGTTCCGCATGAGATGCAAATTTCCACTTTGTTACTGTAGGCATACAAATTAGACCGGCACTTTGTGACTGGCATTCTAGATCACGCCTTATTGTGTTTAAAGACAAAGAACTGCATTGTCTTCAAACACAATTAAGACGTGATCGAGAACGCCGGTCACAAGGTGCCGGTTTAATTTGCATGCCTAAAGTCACAAAGTGGAAATTTGCATCTTGTGCGGAACAACTCTAATAAGTTACAGGATAATTAGTTCAACCTTTGGTCCTTCTGCCTTCAAATTTTTGTTCAATTTGTAGAGATATTTGTCTTCGTATTCATGAGAAATTCGAAGGGACTAAAAAGAGTTTCACcccttgtcaaaaatataaagGTTACGACCGACCGAGCGTTTCCAAAGATTTCTCGGTTCCAGACATCGCACCATCTGACCGCGCATAATTAATTCGCTCCCAGACCAGCGCGTCGcgcatttaaaattcaaaatggccaatacaaaacaaaaggaaagattataatttttattttttcctcaaaaacgaTGTGAGGGCTCCCTGTGATATAAATACTCAAACAACGTGATAGAAAAAATTTTATTTGAGAAACTTAAAACGTTCACAAAACGCTTTCGTGTTCTGCAGGGTGTGGTTGAAGTCACTGGAAgcagaaaacttgaaaaaggcCTTGTAATTCTAGGATATTTCATGAATATTGCTATCGAGGAAATTAGAAACAAACCCGTACGACTTTGAAGAACATTCACGTATACGTCTCATATATCGTACCGGCAAGTACTGAACCTCTTTTTtcggagaggggggggggggggggcgcgtATTTTAAGGGGGCggttatttaaaattttaagcctttggAGGGCCGCAGTAATTCGAATCGAGGCGCTTATTGGAAGCTGGGCTCTAATTAGAGCATTAGCGGTAACCGGATGGGCTTATAAGCGGCAGTTTACGGTATTTTCCCTGCCGACCTGAGCTAAAATTCGATAGCTTTCAACTATTTCAGACCATTTGGGCTTCAAACTCACAACGAACACCCTATTTCAGAACAAAATGGTTAAAAACTATACCCTTGGAACCGAACATACCTATATAGCTTAAACTTTACTTTTCAACAGGAGATGTCACCGTTGTCGACGCTCTTCGTCTGTGAGAGTACATTCGTATTTCTATGGAAGCAAAATTTCAATCGCAAGGCAGTTGCAATTTCTCTGGAAATGGGCGCACAAGTGTTCGCTACGAATGATGGAAATTGAAGGAACGGCCTCACAGAAAGTTTTAGTCAAGTTCGCACGGAAGTGTCGGCAAGTTGCATGGGAAGCATTGCTGCGCCACCCGATTCCACAGTTAGGCGGACCAGGTGTCATTGTGCAGATCGACGAATCAAAGTTTAATCACAAGTCCAAGGTAAGAAAATAGGAAGTATGGCCTTCCAGTGGTTCGAATCACTGTGCTTAAGCCTTAGCCGCCTAACAACTAGTCTACTGCttacaaaataaaaatctcACTCACAGTACTTCTACGCTACTGAACAGTACTGTTCTCGGTCTGAAGCCGGACTGAGCGCGTCGTATCACCTCCGTCACCTCCTATCTTTAATGTACCGTATTTCCAATGATTCTTTTCATAATATTTCATAATATTTTAATTCATGGAGCTGTAATTGTTATTCCTTTGCAGTTTCACAGGGGGCGTCGGCCTCAAAGAGAAAGATGGGTACTGGGGTTGTTTGATACACAGTATGCTCCAGCCCGACCATACCTACAGCTGGTAAGGCGACGCAATGCGGCGACTCTTTTGCGTATTATTCAACGGAAGGTTCAGCCTGGCTCCATAGTGCACACGGACCAGTGGGCGGCATATCGGCAACTCCAGAGAAGACTCGGCTTACAACACGGGGCGGTGAATCATTCTCTACATTTTGTCGATCCAGTAACCGGAGTCCATACACAGAATGCTGAAAGCAACTGGTGTACGGCAAaggaaaaatttaagaaaatgaaGGGAAACACAAACCCTGACTTTCTCATTGAATACCTTCAGGAATTCACGTGGCGAAGGTGGTATGGTGAGCCTCACCCAAATGGATGCTTTCGAAGGCTGCTCGATGACATTGCTGAACAGTATCCCCTTTAAGGGAATCAGTCAATACCATTGTACAACACACAGCAAACAAAGATCGTCTCTTTCTGCTACCATCATCCCACACCCTCAAAGTAGGCTTGGTTCCATACCCCCACCccgttgaaaacatttttgttggTTATTTTACTTGTCAGAATAAATTTTTATTGGTTCAATTGAAACGGTCTCAGAATGTTTGCTATTGAAGAGATACAATTCAGCCAGTTCCTAACCCTAAATCTCTGGTCTCAGactaaacaataaaaaaacacaGAAGCTCTTTGGATAGGCTTCCAGCATTGGAAACGACCAAATAAGGTGAAAACTTTAGGGTTATGGTTAGTCAGTAATAAGGCTCAAACGTTTATTAAAGCAGCCCATGAATTTAGTCACAGACAAAATCAGActtataattgataataatgataaatttCTTTCAAACTTACTGTGTTTAAAATATGAAACGGCAAACATTTTTGGCTAATtgcttatgtttttgttttacgcAACCTGAAATTCCATCACGAATGATACGTCGCTCAGAGTCGCTCTTTGCGTCAGTTTGCGTGGTGAAATAGTTACTACACTATTAGTTATAGTGTTAcgcactttatatatatattttttatgtattttttacAGACACTATTAACAAAAAATATAATGTGTGTTAAAGTAAAGTGAGACTAAAATAGAGCTGCCAAGGTGCGATAATACTTCGGGTGTGTTACTTATGCAGTCGCTAttcctttttgaatttcaaggtTTTCTTTGATAGATAGTAGCTTTGAAACTCTAAAAAATCGCCGCGAAGGCTTGTAATTTAGTGCCACGGCAGCCGCAAATTCTCCCTACGCAAATACGCAAGGGCGTACCTGACAGAGtagaaaaataatataaaaatgatatcacaaataaaaaagaagaaaataaaagctaagCACAATTCGCCTCAGCTCGTTTAATTCCATCTTTCAGTGAAGGTTTTCATGTGTTTCTAAGTGAATTTAAAATTAACCTCTCTAGATGGCTTCAGAGGACTCATAGCCGGCCAATGGTTGAAAATGATATTTCGCAGGCCTCAATGGAAACCAAGATTCTTACTCTGAATTTTAATTAGCCGCCAATATATTTCTAATCCTTTATCAACCAACGTGTGTTGCAGAGCAAAGTTCCACAAATATTTCAAGCCTTAAAACGGCACTTTGCTGATGTTGTTTTCAGTTTAATGTTTGGCAGTAAAACTTTACGTACTTCTCAGCTATTAGCTAATTTTGCAGATCTCATGTTAAAAAACGCTTCATTCTCGGCCGCTGAACAATTCTCAGTAAACTCCATACAGGACTTTACgtcggacaaaaaaaaaaaaaagcgatacCGATTGACTACTGACACTCGGCCGATAGACCACTGACACTTCACCGATATTCCACCGACACTTGGCCGATATTTCACCGAGACACGACATTGCCTCTGTCGGTCGAGAGTCGGTCGTCATGTTGACCACCACGCAATTTtttgtcggccgactgtcggccgactatCGACCGCCATATCGGTCTACTATCGACCGACTGGCG containing:
- the LOC138040549 gene encoding uncharacterized protein — its product is MKQLKNSEELNRKKEEEYQETIAAMQRRIKELEESVSKGKSKQKSAATEVDTDDGQKSDTDMGEVDPMEDGNWGKETKDDEDDEDDEDDEDDEDDEEGAELAQKKTKELPISGSNLEGFHKRYKGVLRILQKHRCSLTEAMRRFGIARNTLRDYIGLCELKIVDPRRYERIVGTEREKTGKVSAKIIECRCRAALKEFKTRLNELKEEKQLLPFYPKDEFYS
- the LOC138041456 gene encoding uncharacterized protein, with the protein product MPNFFREVLCPLIFATSSRGKLRLINWLQRNRLLKRNVNCGNCRNAMRLIRHPRNGDGYIWRCHRCRRSSSVRVHSYFYGSKISIARQLQFLWKWAHKCSLRMMEIEGTASQKVLVKFARKCRQVAWEALLRHPIPQLGGPGVIVQIDESKFNHKSKFHRGRRPQRERWVLGLFDTQYAPARPYLQLVRRRNAATLLRIIQRKVQPGSIVHTDQWAAYRQLQRRLGLQHGAVNHSLHFVDPVTGVHTQNAESNWCTAKEKFKKMKGNTNPDFLIEYLQEFTWRRWYGEPHPNGCFRRLLDDIAEQYPL